A region of Anolis sagrei isolate rAnoSag1 chromosome 2, rAnoSag1.mat, whole genome shotgun sequence DNA encodes the following proteins:
- the SIGLEC15 gene encoding sialic acid-binding Ig-like lectin 15, whose product MGSRGFFLFCFLCIVKKGISSKGWSMHVPAEVTSEIGKTVALPCTFTHPHSTYDKTLTAIWRVKEPYNGTVIFKCIAHSSSDVCRTTVGLKNRYKLLGNPRQNNLSLQIDHVSWNDSNRYFCRVEFSGDLHDKYESRMGIRLHLIAPPRIVNISVQMDQEHAFHAKCTAEGEPLPTVTWAGPLSDNVTSVSRPTAHQITKELQHLVLDGKYTCIAANSLGYAEGAVYFYKFKAGSGSWILILLFVALGIKLLALVVILGIGAFWKGDRFIATTTLSRQQRQESPYENFSRSISSVSRSLAERI is encoded by the exons ATGGGAAGCAGaggtttctttctcttttgcttccTGTGCATTGTGAAGAAAG GTATCTCCTCCAAAGGCTGGTCTATGCATGTCCCAGCAGAAGTGACTAGTGAAATTGGCAAGACGGTTGCCTTGCCTTGCACTTTCACACACCCACACTCCACGTACGACAAAACCTTGACTGCCATTTGGCGGGTGAAGGAGCCTTATAATGGGACAGTGATTTTCAAGTGTATCGCACACAGTTCCAGTGATGTCTGCAGAACCACCGTTGGCTTGAAGAACAGATACAAGCTCTTGGGGAACCCAAGGCAAAACAATCTTTCACTCCAGATTGACCATGTTTCCTGGAATGACAGCAATAGATACTTCTGCCGAGTTGAATTCTCTGGGGATCTTCATGACAAGTATGAGAGCCGGATGGGAATCCGGCTCCACCTCATAG CACCCCCCAGGATTGTGAACATCTCTGTCCAGATGGACCAAGAGCATGCTTTCCATGCCAAGTGTACAGCCGAAGGAGAACCACTCCCGACCGTGACGTGGGCTGGCCCTCTATCTGACAATGTGACTTCAGTCTCCAGGCCAACGGCACATCAGATAACCAAGGAGCTTCAGCACCTGGTCCTTGATGGGAAATACACTTGCATTGCCGCCAACAGCCTTGGATATGCGGAAGGGGCAGTGTATTTTTATAAGTTCAAAGCTGGGAGTGGCTCTTGGATTCTCATCCTCTTGTTCGTAGCCCTGGGTATAAAACTGCTGGCTCTAGTGGTGATATTAGGGATCGGGGCCTTCTGGAAAGGAG ATAGATTTATAGCCACCACGACCCTTTCACG GCAACAGAGACAAGAGTCTCCATACGAAAACTTCAGTCGCTCCATCAGCTCTGTAAGCCGAAGCCTGGCAGAGAGAATCTAA